From a region of the Actinomycetota bacterium genome:
- a CDS encoding ABC transporter ATP-binding protein, whose translation MKEIVKVKCLKHVYPDSVEISLCGLDFVVCEGERVAILGPNGSGKTTLLSHIIGLLKASEGKIEVFDKDPKDHFDEVISKIGVVFQNVDDQIIGPTVQDDISFTLRNRGIAEAEVLSKVAAIMDEVGITELKDRMPHNLSGGEKKKVALAGALVTDPKLLILDESLSGLDQRSQNDMIDILLKLNENRKMTIVMTTHDVNLVWRFANVVYLINHAEIVGKGVPADLFLDPKSLEQVEMVPPDIPVLFASLRGMGYDIEPPKTLDEAVSSLANFFDKKG comes from the coding sequence ATGAAAGAGATAGTCAAGGTTAAATGCTTAAAGCACGTATACCCCGATTCTGTTGAAATCAGTCTTTGCGGACTCGATTTTGTGGTCTGTGAGGGCGAGAGGGTGGCAATCTTGGGGCCCAACGGCAGCGGCAAGACTACCCTTCTCTCTCACATAATAGGGCTACTCAAGGCGAGCGAGGGCAAGATAGAGGTATTTGACAAGGATCCAAAGGATCACTTCGATGAGGTTATTTCGAAGATTGGGGTGGTCTTCCAAAATGTCGATGACCAAATCATCGGTCCGACCGTTCAAGACGATATCTCCTTTACCTTGCGCAATAGGGGAATCGCCGAGGCGGAGGTATTATCTAAAGTGGCGGCCATAATGGACGAGGTGGGCATAACCGAACTAAAGGATAGGATGCCCCACAACCTTTCGGGCGGGGAGAAGAAGAAGGTGGCTTTGGCCGGCGCTTTAGTCACCGATCCCAAGCTGTTGATCTTGGACGAGTCGCTTAGTGGTCTCGACCAGCGCAGTCAGAATGACATGATAGATATTCTTCTTAAGTTGAATGAGAATAGAAAGATGACGATCGTGATGACCACCCATGACGTCAATCTGGTCTGGCGCTTTGCAAACGTAGTCTACCTGATCAATCACGCCGAGATCGTGGGCAAAGGCGTTCCCGCAGACCTGTTTTTGGACCCTAAAAGCTTAGAGCAGGTCGAGATGGTCCCGCCCGACATCCCGGTTCTCTTTGCAAGCCTAAGGGGGATGGGCTATGATATTGAGCCGCCCAAAACGCTCGATGAGGCCGTGAGTTCCTTGGCGAATTTCTTCGACAAAAAGGGGTAA